The segment TCGCTACCGCCTCCAAGGGCCTGGAAGAAGAGGTCCGGCAGGCCTTCCGGCTGGAGGTGGGTCGCGGCTTCGCCGGCCGGATCGCCCACACCCGCGAGCCGGTGATCGTCACCAACGTCACGCCCGCCGACGTCGTCAACCCGTTGCTGCTGAGCAAGGGCATCCGGTCACTGCTCGGCGTGCCGATCCTCGCCGCCGGTGAGGTCATCGGCGTGCTGCACATCGGCACCCTGAGCCCACGGTCGTTCACCTCCGACGACATCGTTCTGCTGCAGCACGCTGCGGACCGGGCCAGCGCTGCCGGACAGTTGCGCTTCCGCGAACCGGAACAGAGCGCCGCCCTCGCTCTGCAGCACAGCCTGCTGCCACCACAGCTCGCCGACATCAACGGCCTGCACATGGCCGCCCGCTACGTGCCCGGCCACACCCTCGGCGTCGGCGGCGACTGGTACGACGTCTTCCGCCTGCCCTCGGGCTGGATCGGCATGGTGATCGGCGACGTGTCGGGGCACGGCCTGGCCTCGGCAGTCGTGATGGGCCGCATCCGCAGCGCCCTGCGCGCCTACGCCCTCACCACCGACGACCCTGCCGACGCATTGGCGCTGCTCGACCGTAAGATCCAGCACTTCGAGGCGGGAGCTCTCACCACCGCCCTGTACGCGATGATCTCCCCCGACCGCCGGTCGGTCCGGATCTCCTCCGCCGGACACCTACGGCCCGTGATCGCCGTGCCCGGCCAACCCCCGGCACTGCTGGATCTGCCGGTCGACGCACCGCTGGGCGTCGGCCGTTCCCCCAGCCGACGCCGAACGACCACGGTCGACCTGCCGGCCGGTGCGCTCCTG is part of the Actinoplanes sp. NBC_00393 genome and harbors:
- a CDS encoding PP2C family protein-serine/threonine phosphatase; translated protein: MSSPGAIRDEHRWRRLETITDPALSRLNAADLLAELLERVRIALAADTAAVLLLDPYTRQLVATASKGLEEEVRQAFRLEVGRGFAGRIAHTREPVIVTNVTPADVVNPLLLSKGIRSLLGVPILAAGEVIGVLHIGTLSPRSFTSDDIVLLQHAADRASAAGQLRFREPEQSAALALQHSLLPPQLADINGLHMAARYVPGHTLGVGGDWYDVFRLPSGWIGMVIGDVSGHGLASAVVMGRIRSALRAYALTTDDPADALALLDRKIQHFEAGALTTALYAMISPDRRSVRISSAGHLRPVIAVPGQPPALLDLPVDAPLGVGRSPSRRRTTTVDLPAGALLLCYTDGLVERRHQIIDVGIKALIDVVTPGHPEAVCATVMSRLGSEQPLDDIAVLAIRRQHR